The Halosimplex litoreum genome has a window encoding:
- a CDS encoding DUF7839 domain-containing protein: MVDVLANKRAATRFRVLVEIAERQPAVSQGEIAEAVGVTSQAVSEYIRDLVEDGLVEKQGRSRYRVTTEGVDWTLQAAADVRRFAEHVTDDVLGSVQEDAAVATDAIEEGDTVSLSMREGLQHATPLDPDGGAAQTEAATGVATTDAAAGAVVGVTGFEGVIDLDPGEVRVLQVPSIRSGRPDDDRLDDLADACDGADLVVASGVEAVGALRSVDVDPATYFAAGEVAADAASRGLSVVVVAMADGVGRVTDALRDTGVSYEVR, translated from the coding sequence ATGGTCGACGTCCTCGCGAACAAGCGCGCGGCGACGCGGTTTCGCGTCCTCGTGGAGATCGCCGAGCGCCAGCCGGCGGTCAGCCAGGGCGAGATCGCCGAGGCCGTCGGCGTGACCAGCCAGGCCGTCAGCGAGTACATCCGCGACCTCGTCGAGGACGGCCTCGTCGAGAAACAGGGCCGCTCGCGCTACCGCGTCACCACCGAGGGCGTCGACTGGACGCTCCAGGCCGCCGCGGACGTGCGCCGCTTCGCCGAGCACGTCACCGACGACGTGCTGGGTTCAGTTCAGGAGGACGCCGCCGTCGCCACCGACGCCATCGAGGAGGGCGACACGGTCTCGCTGTCGATGCGCGAGGGGCTCCAGCACGCGACGCCGCTCGATCCCGACGGCGGAGCGGCCCAGACCGAAGCTGCCACCGGCGTCGCCACGACCGACGCCGCCGCGGGCGCGGTCGTCGGTGTCACCGGCTTCGAAGGGGTCATCGATCTGGACCCCGGTGAGGTCCGGGTTCTCCAGGTGCCGTCGATCCGCTCGGGCCGCCCCGACGACGACCGACTCGACGACCTGGCCGACGCCTGCGACGGTGCCGATCTGGTCGTCGCCTCGGGGGTCGAGGCCGTCGGCGCGCTGCGTTCCGTCGACGTGGATCCGGCGACGTACTTCGCCGCCGGCGAAGTTGCCGCCGACGCCGCCTCTCGCGGTCTCTCGGTCGTCGTCGTGGCCATGGCCGACGGGGTCGGCCGGGTGACCGACGCCCTCCGCGACACCGGCGTCTCCTACGAGGTGCGATGA
- a CDS encoding CBS domain-containing protein, with amino-acid sequence MIETTIETVTTPSARTITPETPVTEAAEQLRAPDASALVVLDAEAVLGVVTEGDIVAMVAETDERPPVRAIMSAPVTTITPGTSVYEAAERMRTVGVKHLPVVDDGVFRGLVSASSLAPYCSRQNTDVDWTDDPLRFDGSGTTGVTAGD; translated from the coding sequence ATGATCGAGACGACTATCGAGACCGTAACGACTCCGAGCGCGCGGACGATCACGCCCGAGACGCCCGTGACCGAGGCGGCCGAGCAGCTGCGGGCGCCCGACGCGTCGGCGCTGGTCGTGCTCGACGCGGAGGCGGTCCTCGGCGTCGTCACCGAGGGCGACATCGTCGCGATGGTCGCCGAGACCGACGAGCGACCGCCGGTTCGGGCGATCATGTCCGCGCCGGTGACGACGATCACTCCGGGGACGTCTGTGTACGAGGCCGCCGAGCGGATGCGGACCGTCGGCGTGAAACACCTGCCTGTCGTCGACGACGGCGTGTTCCGCGGACTGGTCTCGGCGTCGTCGCTGGCGCCGTACTGCTCGCGGCAGAACACCGACGTGGACTGGACCGACGACCCACTGCGCTTCGACGGGTCCGGTACGACCGGCGTGACCGCTGGCGACTGA
- a CDS encoding metallophosphoesterase: MDPEYRDRAAYIDGTLVLADTHFGKVEASTVEFPIGAGEDCVERLAGLLDRFEPDEVVLAGDVFHSFDYVPDSADEALSGVVRAVREAGARLVVVEGNHDTMLGAAYSGELHDEYELDTDGEETVVVTHGHEEPDAAADAYVVGHDHPAIEIEGQKRPCFLVGDGAYRRSDVLVLPSFNRLVEGVSVNGRVGTARPELSPVVTGVSQYRPVVFDEESEETLTFPPLGQFSRML; the protein is encoded by the coding sequence ATGGACCCCGAGTATCGCGACCGGGCGGCGTACATCGACGGCACGCTCGTCCTCGCGGACACCCACTTCGGGAAGGTCGAGGCCTCGACCGTCGAGTTCCCGATCGGCGCCGGCGAGGACTGCGTCGAGCGCCTGGCGGGGTTGCTCGACCGCTTCGAGCCCGACGAAGTCGTCCTCGCCGGCGACGTGTTCCACTCGTTCGACTACGTGCCCGATTCGGCCGACGAGGCGCTGTCGGGCGTGGTCCGGGCGGTCCGGGAGGCGGGCGCGCGCCTCGTCGTCGTGGAGGGTAACCACGACACGATGCTCGGCGCGGCCTATTCGGGGGAACTCCACGACGAGTACGAACTCGACACGGACGGCGAGGAGACTGTCGTGGTGACCCACGGCCACGAGGAGCCCGACGCCGCGGCCGACGCCTACGTCGTCGGCCACGACCACCCGGCCATCGAGATCGAGGGCCAGAAACGCCCCTGCTTTCTCGTCGGCGACGGCGCCTATCGCCGCTCGGACGTGCTCGTGCTCCCGTCGTTCAACCGCCTCGTCGAAGGCGTCTCGGTCAACGGCCGCGTCGGGACGGCGCGGCCGGAACTGTCGCCCGTCGTCACCGGCGTCTCGCAGTACCGACCGGTCGTCTTCGACGAAGAGAGCGAGGAGACGCTCACGTTTCCGCCGCTCGGTCAGTTCTCGCGAATGCTGTGA
- a CDS encoding DoxX family membrane protein — protein sequence MDIRRRLVDAETVDRLVDRTPAPLSVARVGLGAMVLLAGVHKLFAPGVWATYVTDWLAPWLVVSPVAFMLINGVLEVGFGAAIVADRATAVAAGVAAVSLSGTTAYLAVAAVVEGGFFVDVFVRDVGLSALAWAVLVDALRRSRR from the coding sequence ATGGACATCCGCAGGCGCCTCGTCGACGCCGAAACGGTCGACCGACTCGTCGACCGCACGCCAGCGCCGCTGTCGGTCGCCCGGGTCGGGCTCGGTGCGATGGTGTTGCTCGCCGGCGTCCACAAGCTGTTCGCGCCGGGCGTCTGGGCGACGTACGTCACCGACTGGCTGGCACCGTGGCTGGTCGTCTCGCCGGTCGCGTTCATGCTGATCAACGGCGTCCTCGAGGTGGGGTTCGGTGCGGCGATCGTCGCCGACCGGGCGACCGCGGTCGCAGCCGGCGTCGCCGCCGTCTCGTTGTCGGGGACGACCGCCTACCTCGCCGTCGCTGCGGTCGTCGAGGGGGGCTTCTTCGTCGACGTGTTCGTCCGCGACGTGGGCCTGTCGGCGCTGGCGTGGGCCGTACTCGTCGACGCGCTCCGGCGGTCCCGTCGATGA
- a CDS encoding SDR family NAD(P)-dependent oxidoreductase, giving the protein MTLTAVIAGVGPGLGESLARKFAAEGCRVALLARSGEYIDGLADDLPGPGGLAVPTDLAEPHEIRAAFETVRAELGPVDVLVNHASAGSWSGLLDASVEDVDRAWAVNGRGAFVASQEAAEDMVDGDGGTIVFTGATSALRGRDGAIGFSAAKFAARGMAESMARELGPEGVHVAHVVIDGQILPPGASEGDTDRDAESYLDPDEIAENYWHLVEQDRSAWTLELDLRPHVEAF; this is encoded by the coding sequence ATGACACTGACAGCGGTGATCGCCGGTGTCGGTCCCGGCCTCGGTGAATCGCTCGCGCGCAAGTTCGCCGCCGAAGGCTGTCGAGTCGCGCTGTTGGCGCGGTCTGGGGAGTATATCGACGGTCTCGCCGATGACCTGCCCGGTCCAGGGGGACTCGCCGTCCCGACCGACCTCGCAGAACCCCACGAGATCCGGGCGGCGTTCGAGACGGTCCGTGCGGAACTCGGGCCCGTCGACGTGCTGGTCAACCACGCCAGCGCGGGCTCGTGGTCGGGACTGCTCGACGCGTCGGTCGAGGACGTCGACCGGGCGTGGGCGGTCAACGGCCGCGGGGCGTTCGTCGCCTCGCAGGAGGCGGCCGAAGACATGGTCGACGGCGACGGTGGGACCATCGTCTTCACGGGTGCCACGTCGGCGCTCCGGGGGCGCGACGGCGCGATCGGTTTCTCCGCGGCGAAGTTCGCCGCCCGTGGGATGGCCGAGAGCATGGCGCGGGAACTCGGGCCCGAGGGCGTCCACGTCGCCCACGTCGTGATCGACGGGCAGATCCTGCCACCCGGGGCGAGCGAGGGCGACACCGACCGCGACGCGGAGTCGTACCTCGACCCCGACGAGATCGCCGAGAACTACTGGCACCTCGTCGAACAGGACCGCTCGGCGTGGACGCTGGAGCTGGATCTACGGCCCCACGTCGAGGCGTTCTGA
- a CDS encoding ABC transporter substrate-binding protein, which produces MPIYPDMQYFVMEEEGYFDELSVPVTGEQFPDGPSIVQASAKGNFDVMMFGVVPAMIIMDKGIPSKITAANIENAMKVLASDEFAALWDEHGKDAFAKFEEQHGRKFTFGTFPPGSVPDILLRYWIDQELGLDPEKDVNITGLGGASAVQQALLAGEVDGTSIMEPVPTIVEQEDAPFQSIAWAGDFMPGQPAAVTLMHDRLREDNTEIAVEFLRQHRKATDLAVNEPETAAGHAASFIDSLEESTAQAAMDSRASAFVSDPHAIEEHAVTFSEYANRLGKTDQNLSKSAMFDFEVYDSL; this is translated from the coding sequence ATGCCTATCTACCCGGACATGCAGTACTTCGTGATGGAGGAGGAGGGCTATTTCGACGAGCTGTCGGTTCCCGTCACCGGCGAGCAGTTCCCCGACGGGCCGAGCATCGTCCAGGCCTCCGCGAAGGGGAACTTCGACGTGATGATGTTCGGGGTCGTCCCCGCGATGATCATCATGGACAAGGGGATCCCTTCGAAGATCACCGCCGCCAACATCGAGAACGCGATGAAAGTCCTCGCGAGCGACGAGTTCGCGGCGCTGTGGGACGAACACGGCAAAGACGCCTTCGCGAAGTTCGAAGAACAGCACGGACGGAAGTTCACCTTCGGCACCTTCCCGCCGGGGTCGGTCCCGGACATCCTGCTGCGCTACTGGATCGACCAGGAACTCGGACTCGACCCCGAGAAAGACGTGAACATCACGGGCCTGGGCGGCGCGTCGGCCGTCCAGCAGGCGCTGCTGGCCGGCGAGGTCGACGGGACGAGCATCATGGAGCCGGTGCCGACGATCGTCGAGCAAGAGGACGCACCGTTTCAGTCCATCGCGTGGGCCGGCGACTTCATGCCCGGCCAGCCGGCGGCGGTGACGCTCATGCACGACCGCCTGCGCGAAGACAACACCGAGATCGCCGTCGAGTTCCTGCGCCAGCACCGGAAGGCGACCGACCTCGCCGTGAACGAGCCGGAGACGGCCGCGGGCCACGCCGCGTCGTTCATCGACTCGCTGGAGGAGTCGACGGCCCAGGCCGCGATGGACTCGAGAGCCAGCGCCTTCGTCAGCGACCCCCACGCGATCGAGGAGCACGCCGTCACGTTCAGCGAGTACGCGAACCGCCTCGGCAAGACCGATCAGAACCTCTCGAAGTCCGCGATGTTCGACTTCGAGGTGTACGACTCCCTATGA
- a CDS encoding thiolase family protein: MTDVVIVDGSRTAHGAMLGSLSDVRAPELGATVLEDLIDRSGVEPEDLDWVGLGNAVQAGVGQVPARQAVTRAELPEETPATTVNEASGSGLRAITLAVDRIAAGRADIAVGGGMESMSNAPYLLRELREGRRHGDTELVDSMIYDALWDVGYDAHMGELTERLAEAHDIGREEQDRYAQRSNRHAADSVAEGRFDEEVVPVEVGDRLVTTDEGPRADTSLDRLAQLPAAFREGGTITPGNASKLADGAGGVVLASAEAAREHGLGPMVHVEDYAVAYRDPAEFSQAVGDAIEKLLGRNDLAVDDVDHYEVNEAFAAQTVYVRDRLGIPEERLNPLGGAVALGHPIGASGGILTTTIAHAMVREDHDYGVVGMSVGGGGAVMALLSR, from the coding sequence ATGACAGACGTAGTGATAGTCGACGGTTCGCGGACCGCTCACGGCGCGATGCTCGGCTCGCTCTCGGACGTGCGCGCGCCGGAGTTGGGCGCGACGGTGCTAGAGGACCTGATCGACCGCTCGGGCGTCGAACCCGAGGATCTGGACTGGGTCGGCCTCGGCAACGCCGTCCAGGCGGGCGTCGGGCAGGTGCCCGCGCGGCAGGCGGTCACCCGAGCGGAACTTCCCGAGGAGACGCCGGCGACGACCGTCAACGAGGCGTCGGGGTCGGGGTTACGGGCGATCACGCTGGCGGTGGATCGCATCGCTGCCGGTCGGGCCGACATCGCCGTCGGTGGCGGCATGGAGTCGATGTCGAACGCTCCGTACCTCCTCAGAGAGCTTCGTGAGGGGCGCCGGCACGGCGACACCGAACTCGTCGACTCGATGATCTACGACGCGCTGTGGGACGTGGGTTACGACGCCCACATGGGCGAGCTCACCGAGCGACTGGCCGAAGCGCACGATATCGGCCGGGAGGAGCAGGACCGCTACGCCCAGCGGAGCAACCGTCACGCCGCCGATTCGGTCGCGGAGGGCCGCTTCGACGAGGAGGTCGTCCCAGTCGAGGTCGGTGACCGTCTCGTCACGACCGACGAGGGGCCTCGAGCCGACACGTCGTTGGACCGGCTGGCCCAGCTCCCGGCGGCCTTTCGGGAGGGCGGTACCATCACGCCGGGCAACGCCTCGAAGCTCGCCGACGGGGCCGGCGGTGTCGTCCTCGCGAGTGCGGAGGCGGCCCGCGAGCACGGTCTGGGTCCGATGGTCCACGTCGAGGACTACGCGGTCGCCTACCGCGACCCCGCGGAGTTCTCGCAGGCCGTGGGCGACGCCATCGAGAAGCTGCTGGGGCGGAACGACCTGGCCGTCGACGACGTGGACCACTACGAGGTCAACGAGGCCTTCGCCGCCCAGACGGTCTACGTGCGCGATAGGTTGGGGATCCCGGAGGAGCGGCTGAACCCGCTCGGCGGTGCGGTGGCGCTGGGCCACCCCATCGGCGCCAGCGGCGGGATCCTGACGACGACGATCGCCCACGCGATGGTCCGGGAGGACCACGACTACGGGGTGGTGGGGATGAGCGTCGGCGGCGGCGGGGCAGTGATGGCGTTGCTGTCGAGGTAG
- a CDS encoding DUF6517 family protein, with protein MHTRQLLAALAVVLVTATAGCGFITGQSALAFGASPATASDDAISETGYEELAVENSTVTRNFSAAGQTRQVEVTNQQARYERAVDLGPLGSQRAAVFVTFASPEVDVVGQTFNPIADMSTQEVLAQFESQYEGLRVGDRVQNRSVQTLGSQRTLQQFEGTAALSGTEVDVYVHATKFQHEGDYVVAVGVHPQRLDGETENVVALTEGLEHDGED; from the coding sequence ATGCACACACGGCAGCTGCTCGCGGCACTGGCGGTCGTCCTCGTGACGGCGACGGCGGGCTGTGGGTTCATCACCGGGCAGAGCGCGCTGGCGTTCGGCGCGTCGCCGGCGACGGCGAGCGACGATGCCATCTCGGAGACGGGCTACGAGGAGCTCGCCGTCGAGAACTCGACGGTCACGCGCAACTTCAGCGCCGCCGGCCAGACCCGACAGGTCGAAGTGACCAACCAGCAAGCCAGATACGAGCGCGCCGTGGACCTCGGCCCGCTGGGCTCCCAGCGAGCGGCGGTGTTCGTCACCTTCGCCAGCCCGGAAGTGGACGTCGTCGGCCAGACGTTCAATCCCATCGCTGACATGTCTACCCAGGAAGTCCTCGCACAGTTCGAGTCTCAGTACGAGGGGCTGCGCGTCGGCGATCGCGTCCAGAACCGGAGCGTGCAGACGCTAGGCAGCCAGCGCACCCTCCAGCAGTTCGAGGGAACGGCGGCGCTCTCGGGCACAGAGGTCGACGTGTACGTCCACGCCACGAAGTTCCAGCACGAAGGCGACTACGTCGTCGCCGTCGGGGTCCACCCGCAACGGCTCGACGGCGAGACCGAGAACGTCGTCGCGCTCACCGAGGGCCTCGAACACGACGGCGAGGACTGA
- a CDS encoding ABC transporter permease, producing MSVETAADGETETAATGARASLAERFDRRSILLGLVGSLAFLAVWQAGAMAIGRTYLLPSPVAVAAAFGGELAKTETVTLPLLGELTGSKLVVKLFQSLVHYVPGLLIGTVLGVALGVAMAWSETLDDLFTPVTRVLRPIPPLAWIAFAIVWIGIGHGGAIFIVAIGAFWINFYNAYSGVEGVPQGQREVAASLGVHSDWGMIRKVVLPSASPEILTGIRTSIGQCWMIVVAAELFGAPGVGYQIINASQNLDTQVSVVYMLVISLVFLTSDALFRRVEGRVLAWRE from the coding sequence ATGAGCGTCGAGACGGCGGCCGACGGGGAGACCGAGACCGCCGCGACCGGGGCACGCGCCTCGCTCGCCGAGCGGTTCGACCGCCGTTCGATCCTGCTCGGACTCGTCGGGTCACTGGCCTTTCTCGCGGTCTGGCAGGCCGGCGCGATGGCGATCGGGCGGACCTACCTCCTCCCGTCGCCGGTCGCGGTCGCGGCAGCGTTCGGGGGCGAACTCGCAAAGACCGAAACGGTCACGCTCCCGCTTCTCGGCGAGTTGACCGGGAGCAAACTCGTCGTCAAGCTGTTCCAGAGCCTCGTCCACTACGTCCCGGGCCTCCTGATCGGGACCGTCCTCGGAGTCGCGCTCGGGGTCGCGATGGCCTGGAGCGAGACGCTCGACGACCTGTTCACGCCTGTGACTCGCGTGCTCCGTCCGATCCCGCCGCTGGCGTGGATCGCCTTCGCAATCGTCTGGATCGGTATCGGCCACGGCGGCGCCATCTTCATCGTCGCCATCGGCGCGTTCTGGATCAACTTCTACAACGCCTACAGCGGCGTCGAGGGCGTCCCGCAGGGTCAGCGCGAGGTCGCCGCGTCGCTGGGCGTCCACAGCGACTGGGGGATGATCCGAAAAGTCGTCCTGCCCAGCGCCTCGCCGGAGATCCTAACCGGGATCAGGACCAGCATCGGGCAGTGCTGGATGATCGTCGTCGCCGCCGAACTGTTCGGTGCGCCGGGCGTCGGCTACCAGATCATCAACGCCTCGCAGAACCTCGACACGCAGGTCAGCGTCGTCTACATGCTCGTCATCAGCCTCGTCTTCCTGACGAGCGACGCCCTGTTTCGCCGCGTCGAAGGGAGGGTGTTGGCGTGGCGCGAGTAG
- a CDS encoding GNAT family N-acetyltransferase — MSDLFPERVETERLVLEAATTETVDPLALYEHVREGAPHIDEITEYVTWDPHETPRESAEFLELVTDERQGGEGATYVIRPKPGEDGAGEFAGLTGLAVDWDAKTATFGAWLRKPFWGRGYSGERAAAFMEVAFDRLDLETVVVTVHDGNEKSRKAVSRYVEAHGGRREGLLRNFEVNVDGSVADVHRFTVTAAEYRATTADDE, encoded by the coding sequence GTGTCCGACCTGTTCCCCGAGCGCGTCGAGACCGAGCGGCTGGTCCTCGAAGCGGCGACGACGGAGACCGTCGACCCGCTCGCACTGTACGAACACGTCCGCGAGGGCGCGCCCCATATCGACGAGATCACCGAATACGTCACCTGGGACCCGCACGAGACGCCGAGAGAGAGCGCGGAGTTCCTCGAACTGGTCACCGACGAACGCCAGGGCGGGGAGGGCGCGACCTACGTGATCCGCCCGAAACCGGGTGAGGACGGCGCGGGCGAGTTCGCGGGCCTCACCGGTCTCGCCGTCGACTGGGACGCGAAGACCGCGACGTTCGGCGCGTGGCTCCGAAAGCCGTTCTGGGGCCGCGGCTACTCCGGCGAGCGCGCGGCCGCGTTCATGGAGGTGGCTTTCGACCGGCTCGACCTCGAAACGGTGGTCGTGACCGTCCACGACGGTAACGAGAAGTCCCGAAAAGCCGTCTCACGGTACGTCGAAGCCCACGGCGGCCGCCGCGAGGGTCTCCTGCGGAACTTCGAGGTGAACGTGGACGGCTCGGTCGCCGACGTACATCGGTTCACCGTTACCGCCGCCGAGTACCGGGCGACGACGGCGGACGACGAGTAG
- a CDS encoding threonine synthase gives MDTTTSLDGLVCVDCAATHDPATAPRRCPDCEGVLRASYDHATVDVTRESLADERFDGIARFADLLPFPGDALATLDEGTTPLVAAPEFADELGVGAVYLKDEGANPTGTTADRGTALAVTAARDHGAEEVALPTTGDAGQSAAAYAARTGLDSEAFVPTRSTFVAKAMTNVHGGDMSVVEGRYPDAVDAFESAMADDDDADWHSLAPFDTPYRHEGAKTLLFEVVEQLDWAVPDAVVHPTGHGLGVVGSHLAAEQLQAAGLVEESPALHVGQPEHCAPVVAADDEGADDTELWERPDTLIGSLEVPDPAGGALALDAVRDTGGWAVGASDDDALEAAVQLNEEGIEVSATGGVGAAAAQELADGGHLGGDDVVVLVNPVAGSKENDVLRSHLMRKGV, from the coding sequence ATGGATACGACCACGTCGCTCGACGGCCTCGTCTGCGTCGACTGCGCGGCGACCCACGACCCCGCGACCGCCCCGCGCCGGTGCCCGGACTGCGAGGGCGTCCTCCGCGCGAGCTACGACCACGCAACCGTCGACGTGACCCGCGAGTCGCTCGCCGACGAGCGCTTCGACGGGATCGCCCGTTTCGCCGACCTGCTCCCGTTCCCCGGCGACGCCCTCGCGACGCTCGACGAGGGGACGACACCGCTGGTCGCCGCACCCGAGTTCGCCGACGAGCTGGGCGTCGGGGCCGTCTACCTCAAAGACGAGGGTGCGAACCCGACCGGCACGACCGCCGACCGGGGGACCGCCCTCGCCGTGACCGCCGCGCGCGACCACGGCGCCGAGGAGGTCGCGCTCCCGACGACGGGCGACGCCGGCCAGAGCGCCGCCGCCTACGCCGCCCGCACCGGCCTCGACTCGGAGGCGTTCGTTCCGACGCGCTCGACGTTCGTCGCCAAGGCGATGACCAACGTCCACGGCGGCGACATGAGCGTCGTCGAGGGGCGCTACCCCGACGCCGTCGACGCCTTCGAGTCCGCGATGGCCGACGACGACGACGCCGACTGGCACTCGCTGGCGCCCTTCGACACTCCCTACCGCCACGAAGGTGCCAAGACGCTGTTGTTCGAGGTCGTCGAGCAGCTCGACTGGGCGGTCCCCGACGCCGTCGTCCACCCGACCGGCCACGGCCTCGGCGTCGTCGGCAGCCACCTCGCCGCCGAGCAACTGCAGGCGGCGGGCCTCGTCGAGGAGTCGCCCGCGCTCCACGTCGGCCAGCCCGAACACTGTGCGCCCGTCGTCGCTGCCGACGACGAGGGGGCGGACGACACCGAACTCTGGGAGCGGCCCGATACGCTGATCGGTTCGCTGGAGGTCCCCGACCCGGCCGGCGGCGCGCTCGCGCTCGACGCCGTCCGGGACACCGGCGGCTGGGCCGTCGGCGCCAGCGACGACGACGCGCTCGAAGCCGCAGTTCAGCTGAACGAGGAAGGCATCGAGGTCAGCGCCACCGGCGGCGTCGGCGCCGCGGCGGCCCAGGAACTGGCCGACGGCGGCCACCTCGGGGGCGACGACGTCGTCGTGCTCGTCAACCCCGTCGCGGGGTCCAAGGAGAACGACGTGCTCCGCAGCCACCTGATGCGGAAAGGGGTCTGA
- a CDS encoding ABC transporter ATP-binding protein gives MARVDGAAEGDRRVTVDGVTKVFGTEDDDPVRALDGVSFSVEEGEFVCLVGPSGCGKTTLFRIIAGLEGATDGEVRLDGEPVTGPAMDRGMVFQEYGLFPWRTVLENVAFGLEQQDTTASERLEQSQEMIDLVGLDGFEDAYPNALSGGMKQRVGIARALAVDPALLLMDEPFGSVDAQTRTMLHDELLDIWAETEKTVLFVTHDVEEAVTLADRVVVLSSGPGTVAEVVDVDLDRPRSRTDAAFGEYQERILGLIHEN, from the coding sequence GTGGCGCGAGTAGACGGCGCCGCCGAGGGCGACCGCCGCGTCACCGTCGACGGCGTGACGAAGGTCTTCGGCACCGAGGACGACGACCCGGTCCGCGCTCTCGACGGGGTCTCCTTCTCCGTCGAGGAGGGGGAGTTCGTCTGTCTCGTCGGCCCCTCGGGCTGCGGGAAGACGACGCTGTTCCGGATCATCGCCGGGCTCGAAGGAGCGACTGACGGCGAGGTCCGCCTCGACGGCGAGCCGGTCACCGGCCCGGCGATGGACCGCGGGATGGTCTTCCAGGAGTACGGCCTGTTCCCCTGGCGCACGGTCCTCGAGAACGTCGCCTTCGGCCTCGAACAGCAGGACACGACCGCCAGCGAACGCCTGGAGCAGTCCCAGGAGATGATCGACCTCGTCGGGCTCGACGGCTTCGAGGACGCCTACCCGAACGCGCTCTCCGGCGGGATGAAACAGCGCGTCGGCATCGCCCGCGCGCTCGCCGTCGACCCCGCCTTGCTCCTGATGGACGAACCGTTCGGTAGCGTCGACGCCCAGACCCGCACCATGCTCCACGACGAACTGCTCGATATCTGGGCCGAGACCGAAAAGACCGTGTTGTTCGTCACCCACGACGTGGAGGAAGCCGTCACGCTCGCCGACCGCGTCGTCGTCCTCTCCAGTGGCCCAGGTACCGTCGCCGAGGTAGTCGACGTGGACCTCGACCGGCCGCGCAGCCGGACCGACGCCGCATTCGGCGAGTACCAGGAACGGATCCTCGGGCTCATCCACGAGAACTGA
- a CDS encoding NAD(P)/FAD-dependent oxidoreductase gives MSEVVIVGGGLAGLVAARRLARDGADVTLFERRDELGGRVRSREVDGFTLDRGFQVMFTAYPAVREELDLDALDLRTFAPGATIARPDHRSTLADPFRAPLSAIESALNPDVTLMDKLRVLQLRRELGNADPDALLDGPTESIREYLDRKGFSEKFVENFAAPFYGGITLDRSLSTDAGIFRYTFSMLSRGATAVPADGMGAISDQLAVRARDAGVSIETGTEVTAVDGGAGEATVEAGSETVDADAAVVATDPKRARELTGVESIPTDARGCVTQYFRTREHRSLDTGHRLVLNAVDSCPNTIAPLSTVAPEYAPDGHALLSATTLGVPDRSDEELATAVRDALVTWYPEHRFDELELLATDRIEFAQFDQPPGFRDGLPAVDAPEGAVCLAGDYTQWSSIQGALESGQVAAEAVSDTV, from the coding sequence ATGAGTGAGGTCGTCATCGTCGGCGGAGGACTGGCTGGCCTGGTCGCCGCGCGGCGCCTGGCCCGGGACGGCGCGGACGTGACGCTGTTCGAACGCCGCGACGAGCTGGGTGGGCGCGTTCGTTCGCGCGAGGTCGATGGGTTCACGCTCGACCGCGGGTTCCAGGTGATGTTCACCGCCTATCCCGCCGTCCGCGAGGAACTCGACCTCGACGCGCTGGACCTTCGCACCTTCGCCCCCGGTGCGACCATCGCCCGCCCGGACCACCGTTCGACGCTCGCCGACCCGTTTCGGGCCCCGCTCTCCGCCATCGAATCGGCACTCAACCCCGACGTGACCCTGATGGACAAGCTCCGCGTCCTCCAGCTCCGCCGCGAACTCGGCAACGCCGACCCCGACGCCCTCCTCGACGGGCCGACCGAGAGCATCCGCGAGTACCTCGACAGGAAGGGGTTCTCCGAGAAGTTCGTCGAGAACTTCGCCGCGCCGTTCTACGGTGGTATCACGCTCGACCGCTCGCTGTCGACCGACGCGGGGATCTTCCGCTACACCTTCTCGATGCTCTCGCGGGGCGCCACCGCCGTCCCCGCCGACGGTATGGGTGCTATCTCCGACCAGCTCGCCGTCCGCGCCCGCGACGCTGGTGTGTCCATCGAGACCGGAACCGAGGTCACCGCCGTCGACGGTGGCGCGGGCGAGGCGACCGTCGAAGCCGGGTCGGAGACGGTCGACGCCGACGCCGCGGTCGTCGCGACCGACCCCAAGCGCGCCCGAGAACTGACCGGTGTCGAGTCGATCCCGACCGACGCGCGCGGCTGTGTCACCCAGTACTTCCGGACCCGCGAACATCGGTCGCTCGATACCGGCCACCGACTCGTCCTCAACGCGGTCGACAGCTGTCCGAACACGATCGCTCCGCTGTCGACCGTCGCGCCGGAGTACGCGCCCGACGGCCACGCACTGCTCTCGGCGACGACGCTCGGCGTCCCCGACCGCTCCGACGAGGAACTCGCGACCGCCGTCCGCGACGCCCTGGTCACCTGGTACCCCGAACACCGATTCGACGAGCTCGAACTTCTCGCCACCGACCGGATCGAGTTCGCCCAGTTCGACCAGCCGCCGGGCTTCCGCGACGGTCTCCCCGCCGTCGACGCGCCCGAGGGAGCAGTCTGCCTCGCCGGCGACTACACGCAGTGGTCGTCGATCCAGGGCGCCCTGGAGAGCGGTCAGGTCGCGGCCGAGGCCGTCTCGGACACGGTCTGA